In Methanothrix sp., a genomic segment contains:
- the mtrC gene encoding tetrahydromethanopterin S-methyltransferase subunit MtrC, translated as MSVGGAAGGAPSAYEPKKLRIYGLVGSIAGIYLGSILNSTLNTELFSFIGAVAAIFAVVMGANAVRRVCAYGIGTGVPSIGMLALGMGIIAVMFGLSVAESINLPLLSPIITLIYAGVFGYIVGVIANKVIKFNIPVMEEGNADLSMAGALAILGWSFAVSGNLGYTRIVDDVLMTGYIAIIFIAGGLAVLHPFNANLGPDEKQDRTLVNAAMVGGLAMVATGIAALSIQGLGAGLLQIIIGFALWFYFFKMFYKLVKRDASAVVGTGLLPPTVQ; from the coding sequence ATGTCTGTAGGAGGAGCAGCAGGCGGAGCGCCGTCTGCATATGAACCCAAGAAGTTGAGGATATACGGCCTGGTGGGCTCCATCGCGGGCATATATCTGGGCTCAATACTCAATTCCACCCTTAACACTGAGTTGTTCTCCTTCATAGGAGCAGTGGCCGCCATATTCGCTGTAGTCATGGGCGCCAATGCAGTGAGAAGAGTCTGTGCATACGGCATTGGCACTGGAGTTCCCTCGATCGGCATGCTCGCTTTGGGCATGGGCATCATCGCCGTCATGTTCGGCCTATCTGTGGCGGAATCGATCAATCTCCCCTTGCTCAGTCCGATCATCACCCTGATCTACGCTGGCGTCTTCGGCTACATCGTCGGGGTCATAGCCAATAAGGTCATCAAATTCAACATTCCGGTGATGGAGGAGGGCAATGCCGACCTGTCCATGGCAGGGGCACTGGCCATTCTCGGCTGGAGCTTTGCTGTATCCGGCAACCTGGGGTATACCCGAATTGTAGACGATGTGCTCATGACCGGCTACATCGCCATCATCTTCATCGCTGGAGGCCTGGCCGTTCTTCATCCCTTCAATGCCAATCTCGGCCCGGATGAGAAGCAGGACAGGACTTTGGTCAATGCAGCCATGGTGGGAGGACTGGCCATGGTCGCCACTGGAATTGCGGCCTTGTCAATCCAGGGCCTGGGCGCGGGCCTGCTGCAGATCATCATCGGCTTTGCTTTGTGGTTCTACTTCTTCAAGATGTTCTACAAGCTGGTGAAGAGGGATGCATCCGCAGTCGTCGGAACAGGATTATTGCCGCCAACGGTGCAGTGA
- a CDS encoding tetrahydromethanopterin S-methyltransferase subunit B — protein MGFVRVSPELGLIFDPLKGVVSEQRADVVLFTFDPVYERIEKLDKIADDLVNQLVPDNELLSSYANRGKASYIAGLYTNIWMGFIIGLVVSFVLLLSISFTNPATFEIVKKALGGGA, from the coding sequence ATGGGATTTGTTAGAGTTTCACCGGAACTGGGCCTGATCTTCGATCCACTGAAAGGAGTGGTCTCGGAGCAGAGGGCGGACGTGGTCTTGTTCACCTTCGACCCAGTCTATGAGAGAATAGAAAAGCTGGATAAGATCGCTGACGATCTTGTGAACCAGTTGGTGCCGGACAATGAGCTCCTTTCCTCGTATGCCAACCGGGGCAAGGCCTCATACATAGCCGGCCTGTACACCAACATCTGGATGGGATTCATCATCGGCCTGGTGGTTTCCTTTGTCTTACTGCTGTCGATATCCTTCACCAATCCGGCGACATTTGAGATCGTCAAGAAAGCGCTTGGCGGAGGTGCTTAG
- the mtrA gene encoding tetrahydromethanopterin S-methyltransferase subunit A, whose translation MVLKKKPSDPWPTITGEYEVGNPESPVAVCTCGSHLHNADLIKAGAALAGPCKTENIGIEKMVANVISNPNIRYILITGMEVKGHITGQAVEAFTQSGIDKEGRIIGAKGAIPFIQNLTPEAIERWREQVQAVMMMDTEDIGAISSKVKELASKDPGALDVEPMTIEIKEGGEEEEAGGLMPMAAEMVEVRGRMRGIDAVVTDVGLLNKLQAGIYAGKIEGIALGMTVVLVLFGLIIRVAGGV comes from the coding sequence ATGGTTCTTAAAAAGAAGCCTTCTGACCCCTGGCCAACTATCACCGGCGAGTACGAGGTGGGCAATCCAGAGAGCCCAGTCGCTGTCTGCACCTGTGGATCACACCTTCATAATGCCGATCTGATCAAAGCAGGGGCTGCCCTGGCAGGACCCTGTAAGACCGAGAACATCGGCATAGAGAAGATGGTGGCCAATGTCATCTCCAACCCCAATATCAGATACATCCTGATCACAGGAATGGAGGTCAAGGGGCACATCACCGGACAGGCGGTCGAGGCCTTCACCCAAAGCGGAATCGATAAGGAAGGCAGGATCATCGGAGCCAAGGGAGCCATTCCCTTCATTCAGAACCTGACCCCAGAGGCAATTGAACGCTGGAGGGAGCAGGTGCAGGCGGTTATGATGATGGACACAGAGGACATCGGAGCCATCAGCAGCAAGGTCAAGGAGTTGGCCTCCAAGGATCCGGGTGCCCTCGATGTCGAGCCCATGACCATCGAGATCAAAGAGGGCGGGGAAGAAGAGGAGGCAGGCGGCCTCATGCCCATGGCAGCAGAGATGGTGGAGGTAAGGGGGAGGATGCGAGGCATCGATGCCGTCGTAACCGACGTCGGCCTCCTCAACAAGCTGCAGGCTGGCATCTATGCCGGCAAGATCGAGGGCATAGCCTTAGGCATGACAGTGGTGCTCGTCCTCTTTGGGTTGATTATCAGAGTGGCAGGAGGAGTATAA
- a CDS encoding tetrahydromethanopterin S-methyltransferase subunit F: MAEEIAYGQGLPAVVEPNMPLIDAIVEDVRYKGQLLARETKLSSGVISTVSIGFAIGFVLAVAMMLGPFAFFGGI; the protein is encoded by the coding sequence ATGGCAGAAGAGATTGCATATGGCCAGGGATTGCCCGCGGTGGTAGAGCCAAATATGCCGCTGATCGATGCAATAGTGGAGGACGTGCGCTACAAGGGCCAGCTTCTGGCCAGGGAGACCAAGCTCAGCTCGGGCGTCATCTCCACGGTCTCCATAGGATTTGCCATCGGCTTTGTCCTCGCAGTTGCGATGATGCTGGGGCCTTTCGCCTTCTTTGGAGGGATTTGA
- the mtrG gene encoding tetrahydromethanopterin S-methyltransferase subunit MtrG, with protein sequence MPEHMPEDIKPVVPVAVVDPDQLRDVMARLEKIEEKVEFYSSEKYMRAGKSIGRDLGMAYGICAGLILVLAYILFVYAGNWTAVI encoded by the coding sequence ATGCCAGAACATATGCCAGAAGATATCAAGCCGGTAGTACCGGTTGCTGTGGTCGATCCTGATCAGCTCAGAGATGTGATGGCAAGGCTGGAGAAGATAGAGGAGAAGGTAGAGTTCTACTCCTCAGAGAAGTATATGAGGGCTGGCAAATCCATCGGCAGAGATCTGGGCATGGCCTATGGCATCTGCGCAGGATTGATCCTGGTCTTAGCATACATACTATTCGTATACGCAGGCAATTGGACGGCGGTGATTTGA